In a genomic window of Actinomycetota bacterium:
- a CDS encoding Hsp20/alpha crystallin family protein encodes MAPKKHNPFADFERLSSEIEEMFFRFYGGPRLRVMKGGSFQPLADVYYVKETNSVIVKLEIAGISPDDARLTVQDKTLIIEGSRVDPKQEGQKVYQQMEIDYGHFKRKIMLPVTVDADNAQASYLDGFLTIELPVADKSASAINLPITVKDKE; translated from the coding sequence ATGGCACCCAAGAAGCACAACCCGTTTGCAGATTTCGAACGGCTCAGTTCCGAGATCGAGGAGATGTTCTTCCGCTTCTACGGCGGCCCGCGCCTGCGGGTGATGAAAGGCGGCTCCTTCCAGCCGCTGGCCGACGTCTATTACGTCAAGGAGACCAATTCCGTCATCGTCAAGCTCGAGATCGCAGGCATCTCGCCCGACGACGCCCGCCTCACGGTTCAGGACAAGACCCTGATAATCGAAGGCTCACGTGTAGATCCCAAGCAGGAAGGGCAGAAGGTCTACCAGCAGATGGAAATCGACTACGGACATTTCAAGCGCAAGATCATGCTCCCGGTCACGGTAGACGCCGATAACGCCCAGGCCAGCTACCTGGATGGCTTCCTGACCATAGAGCTGCCGGTGGCGGACAAGTCCGCATCGGCCATCAACCTGCCAATCACCGTCAAGGATAAAGAATAA
- a CDS encoding MoaD/ThiS family protein gives MSVKVRIPSQLRQLTGGEGMIEMDPGTIGGIIMELENLNPGIAERLLDNGEVRRFINIYIDGDDIRFADGMETEVADGAEVSIVPAVAGG, from the coding sequence GTGAGCGTTAAAGTAAGGATACCGTCACAGCTCAGGCAGCTGACCGGCGGCGAAGGAATGATCGAGATGGATCCCGGCACCATCGGCGGCATCATCATGGAGCTGGAGAACCTGAACCCGGGCATCGCCGAACGCCTGCTGGACAACGGCGAGGTGCGCCGCTTCATCAACATCTACATCGATGGCGACGACATCCGCTTTGCCGATGGGATGGAGACCGAGGTGGCTGATGGCGCCGAGGTCAGTATTGTTCCGGCGGTTGCGGGCGGGTAG
- a CDS encoding DUF4405 domain-containing protein: protein MSAKKNLVIDLIAFVSLLVVLDPRLTGIAVHEWLSIAFAALLVLHLLIHWTWLASATRRFLKAMPLTRWKFVLNSLIFAGFTIAMMSGFMVSESIIELFGMRRSANFSWREVHEISSNLTLLLTGIHVALNWGWLKKAFRNVLPAQFKRHQATSPAQLVPVSVSDNRESER, encoded by the coding sequence ATGTCCGCAAAGAAGAACCTGGTTATCGATCTCATCGCTTTTGTCAGTCTGCTGGTCGTTCTCGATCCCCGTCTCACCGGTATTGCCGTACACGAATGGCTCTCTATCGCGTTTGCGGCGCTGCTGGTATTACACCTGCTGATACACTGGACCTGGCTTGCTAGCGCGACCAGGCGCTTCCTTAAGGCCATGCCTCTGACCCGCTGGAAGTTCGTGCTCAACAGCCTGATCTTCGCCGGATTCACCATAGCCATGATGAGCGGTTTTATGGTCTCGGAAAGCATAATCGAACTGTTCGGGATGCGCCGCTCGGCTAACTTCAGCTGGCGCGAAGTCCACGAGATCTCATCTAACCTCACCCTGCTACTTACCGGAATCCACGTGGCGCTCAACTGGGGCTGGCTGAAAAAGGCTTTCAGGAATGTTTTGCCTGCGCAGTTCAAACGGCATCAAGCAACGTCTCCGGCGCAGCTTGTGCCGGTGTCAGTAAGTGATAATCGGGAAAGCGAGAGGTAG
- a CDS encoding cold-shock protein → MSEGTVKWFSDQKGFGFIEQENGNDLFVHFSEIKSEGFKTLAEGQKVTFDAAEGPKGPQATNVNISM, encoded by the coding sequence TTGTCAGAAGGAACAGTAAAATGGTTCTCCGATCAGAAAGGCTTCGGCTTTATTGAGCAGGAGAACGGAAACGATCTGTTTGTACACTTTTCTGAGATCAAGAGCGAGGGTTTCAAGACTCTAGCCGAAGGCCAGAAAGTGACGTTCGATGCAGCTGAAGGTCCCAAGGGACCGCAGGCGACGAATGTGAACATCAGCATGTAA
- the lon gene encoding endopeptidase La, which produces MTDSPHIIKPVDKIPDTLPILPLRETVVFPETVTPLAVGQERSVKLIDDVLHKDKMIGLATIRNPEVETAGPDDIFEIGTAAIIHKMLKVPDGSLRILVQGVKRIRIVKYKKSDPYLIAKVAPLEDKVEMTKEVEALSRNLQNVFTKIIGLVPYLPEELQMAASNVDDPSALCYLIASAIKIRTEEKQDLLEEIDVEKRLRKLTVILNRELEVFELGSKIQNDVQSEMDKNQREYFLRQQMKAIQEELGETDEIAAEVNELRAQIDELQLPEEVDRQARRELDRLSKMQPAAAEYSVIRTYLDWLITIPWNRGTEDILDIVRAQQVLDEDHYDLEKVKNRILEYLSVAKLKKDMAGPILCFVGPPGVGKTSLGHSIARALGRKFIRISVGGVRDEAEIRGHRRTYIGAMPGTIIRAIRDSDSNNPVFAIDEMDKLGADFRGDPSSALLEVLDPEQHFSFRDHYLDLPFDLSRVLFIATANMLDPIPPALRDRMEVIELSGYTEEEKLHIAKKYLISKQTEANGLGPKRISFTDKAILRIIQDYTREAGLRNLEREIGSVCRKAAREIAEGKKGKFKIDEKAVENYLGKKRYFSEAKRMTSEPGVATGLAWTTSGGDIIFIEATSMHGKGGLTLTGQLGDVMKESAQAALSWVRSHSDELGIPKDYFQEHDIHVHVPAGAVPKDGPSAGVTMTTALASLAIGKSVASNVGMTGEVTLSGKVLPIGGLKEKVLAARRAGLDTIILPSENEKDLDDVPEHLRKTMKFIPVEEVHEVLAAALLDHSLKMKKKRVTGGRKPAAAGKTAGSRKAKGSVKSISKASGKSAKARATGKTARKASGKGAGKVSNLKKAASPVKAAGRKKASPKK; this is translated from the coding sequence ATGACCGACTCCCCCCATATCATCAAGCCGGTTGACAAGATCCCGGATACCCTGCCGATCCTGCCGCTGCGTGAGACCGTCGTCTTCCCCGAGACGGTGACGCCGCTGGCCGTCGGCCAGGAGCGTTCGGTGAAGCTGATCGACGACGTCCTGCACAAGGACAAGATGATCGGCCTGGCCACCATCCGCAACCCCGAGGTCGAGACCGCCGGACCGGACGACATCTTTGAGATAGGCACCGCCGCCATCATCCACAAGATGCTCAAGGTGCCGGACGGTTCGCTACGCATCCTCGTCCAGGGTGTCAAGCGTATCCGAATCGTCAAATACAAGAAATCCGATCCCTATCTGATCGCCAAGGTGGCGCCGCTGGAAGACAAGGTCGAGATGACCAAGGAAGTCGAGGCGCTCTCGCGCAACCTTCAGAACGTCTTCACCAAGATCATCGGGCTGGTCCCGTACCTGCCGGAAGAGCTGCAGATGGCGGCGTCCAACGTCGATGACCCGAGCGCCCTCTGTTACCTGATCGCCTCGGCGATCAAGATCCGGACCGAGGAGAAGCAGGACCTGCTCGAAGAGATCGACGTCGAGAAGCGTCTGCGCAAGCTGACCGTCATCCTCAACCGCGAGCTCGAGGTCTTCGAGCTGGGCAGCAAGATCCAGAACGACGTCCAGAGCGAGATGGACAAGAACCAGCGCGAATACTTCCTGCGCCAGCAGATGAAGGCGATCCAGGAGGAGCTGGGGGAGACCGACGAGATCGCCGCCGAGGTCAACGAGCTGCGCGCTCAGATAGACGAGCTGCAGCTGCCGGAGGAAGTCGACCGCCAGGCCCGCCGAGAGCTGGACCGCCTTTCGAAGATGCAGCCGGCCGCCGCCGAGTACTCGGTCATCCGTACTTATCTCGACTGGCTGATCACCATCCCCTGGAACCGGGGCACCGAGGACATCCTCGACATCGTCCGGGCCCAGCAGGTGCTCGACGAGGACCATTATGACCTGGAGAAGGTCAAGAACCGCATCCTGGAATATCTCTCAGTCGCCAAGCTGAAGAAGGACATGGCCGGGCCGATCCTCTGCTTCGTCGGGCCTCCCGGCGTCGGTAAGACCTCGCTGGGCCACTCGATCGCCCGCGCCCTGGGGCGGAAGTTCATCCGCATCTCCGTCGGCGGCGTCCGTGACGAGGCTGAGATCCGCGGTCACCGGCGCACCTATATCGGCGCCATGCCCGGCACCATCATCAGGGCCATCCGTGACTCCGATTCCAACAATCCGGTCTTCGCCATCGACGAGATGGACAAGCTGGGCGCAGATTTCCGCGGCGATCCGTCATCGGCTCTGCTCGAAGTGCTCGATCCGGAACAGCACTTCAGTTTCCGCGATCATTATCTCGACCTTCCGTTCGATCTGAGCCGGGTGCTCTTCATCGCCACGGCGAACATGCTCGATCCCATCCCGCCGGCGCTCCGCGACCGCATGGAGGTCATCGAGCTCTCCGGATACACCGAGGAAGAAAAGCTTCATATCGCTAAAAAATATTTGATCAGCAAGCAGACCGAGGCGAACGGCCTGGGCCCGAAGCGGATCTCTTTTACTGACAAGGCTATTCTAAGGATAATCCAGGATTACACCCGCGAGGCTGGCCTGAGGAATCTCGAGCGCGAGATCGGTTCGGTCTGCCGCAAGGCAGCCCGCGAGATCGCCGAGGGTAAAAAGGGCAAGTTCAAGATCGACGAGAAAGCAGTGGAGAACTATCTGGGCAAGAAACGCTACTTCTCCGAGGCGAAGCGGATGACCTCTGAGCCCGGCGTGGCCACCGGCCTCGCCTGGACCACCAGCGGCGGCGACATCATCTTCATCGAAGCCACCAGCATGCACGGCAAGGGCGGTCTGACGCTTACGGGCCAGCTGGGCGACGTCATGAAGGAATCGGCCCAGGCGGCGCTTTCGTGGGTGCGTTCTCATTCAGACGAGCTCGGCATCCCCAAGGATTATTTCCAGGAACACGACATCCACGTGCACGTGCCCGCGGGCGCGGTGCCCAAGGACGGCCCCTCGGCCGGCGTCACCATGACCACGGCGCTGGCCTCGCTGGCCATCGGCAAGTCGGTGGCTTCCAATGTGGGCATGACCGGTGAGGTGACCCTGAGCGGCAAGGTACTGCCCATCGGCGGGCTCAAGGAGAAAGTGCTGGCGGCGCGCCGGGCGGGCCTGGACACCATCATCCTGCCGAGCGAGAACGAGAAGGATCTGGATGACGTCCCCGAGCACCTTCGCAAGACCATGAAGTTCATCCCGGTGGAAGAGGTGCATGAAGTGCTGGCGGCGGCGCTGCTGGACCATTCGCTGAAAATGAAGAAGAAACGTGTGACTGGGGGCAGGAAGCCGGCGGCCGCCGGTAAAACCGCAGGCTCCCGAAAAGCGAAGGGCTCCGTCAAGTCCATCAGCAAGGCTTCTGGCAAATCCGCCAAAGCCAGGGCTACCGGCAAGACAGCCAGAAAAGCCTCTGGCAAAGGCGCGGGCAAGGTGAGCAACCTAAAGAAGGCTGCTTCACCGGTAAAGGCAGCAGGCCGCAAAAAGGCATCCCCGAAGAAATAA
- the cas1 gene encoding CRISPR-associated endonuclease Cas1 yields MQTDISTTFSSLTPKNGVCVVDGYGVKICVNRKHLVVSDGIGRERRERVFPKALANIKRLVVVGHTGIITFEAIRWLSDVGITFIQIDKDGKLLASSAGYGLNEAKLRRAQAIASANGVGLRISQKLIAEKFAGHLEVLEHLPNSENAKREIEKALMQVEKTSSIKALRILEAGAALAYWNTWKAVSIRFAKGDIKRLPDHWLTFGKRLSPLTRSPRLAANPINALLNYLYAIVEAETRIACLAGGLDPGLGFMHADQGSRDSLTLDLMEAIRPKVDLCVIKILQSRTFRAADFAETRKGVCRLLSPFTHTLAETRLTWSQLAAPLVEETAKSLVDGLPIKLPTNLTQANRSSGRDGIRRKPKKSSNTALPKLKPVCQSCGGPLEKDGRLFCDACLGSEREENLKRLSILGPAKLAALMDAGKDPTHGGKAAVKRGKVVSASLEANKAWDQANERPEPAVFTREILPLIKDVPLRKLQRETGLSIRYCSFIRRGLKVPHPRHWEKFRQATQGL; encoded by the coding sequence ATGCAAACTGATATTAGCACAACCTTTTCTTCTCTTACCCCCAAAAACGGCGTCTGCGTTGTTGATGGCTACGGCGTCAAAATTTGCGTGAACCGCAAGCATCTAGTTGTCTCTGACGGCATTGGTCGCGAGCGGCGAGAGCGCGTCTTTCCGAAGGCATTAGCGAATATAAAGCGGCTTGTCGTTGTCGGTCATACTGGAATTATTACGTTCGAGGCCATTCGCTGGCTTTCGGATGTCGGAATTACTTTCATTCAGATCGATAAAGACGGAAAGCTACTTGCCTCTTCGGCTGGCTATGGTCTAAATGAAGCGAAACTTAGAAGGGCGCAAGCTATCGCTAGTGCAAATGGAGTAGGACTCAGGATTTCCCAAAAGTTAATTGCAGAAAAATTTGCCGGGCATCTTGAGGTTTTGGAACATTTACCGAATTCCGAAAACGCCAAGCGGGAAATCGAAAAAGCGCTGATGCAGGTTGAAAAGACCTCATCTATCAAAGCTCTTCGAATTTTAGAAGCAGGCGCCGCATTGGCATATTGGAACACGTGGAAAGCTGTTTCTATCAGATTCGCCAAAGGTGATATCAAACGTCTTCCTGATCATTGGCTAACTTTTGGGAAAAGACTATCACCTTTAACTCGCTCTCCGAGACTTGCCGCAAATCCTATTAATGCCTTGCTTAACTATCTATATGCAATAGTGGAAGCGGAAACAAGAATTGCATGCCTTGCCGGTGGTCTTGATCCCGGACTCGGCTTTATGCATGCCGATCAAGGTAGCAGGGATTCACTTACTCTCGATCTTATGGAAGCTATCCGGCCCAAAGTCGATTTATGTGTCATTAAGATTCTTCAAAGCAGGACGTTTAGGGCGGCGGATTTTGCCGAGACCAGAAAAGGCGTTTGCCGTCTCTTATCACCGTTTACGCATACGCTCGCAGAAACACGCCTTACCTGGTCGCAGCTAGCGGCTCCACTGGTTGAAGAGACCGCGAAGAGCTTGGTGGACGGATTACCGATTAAACTGCCGACAAATTTAACCCAAGCAAACAGAAGCAGCGGCAGGGATGGAATAAGACGTAAGCCTAAGAAGAGTTCAAACACCGCACTACCGAAACTAAAGCCCGTTTGTCAGTCGTGTGGTGGACCACTTGAGAAAGATGGGCGCTTGTTTTGCGACGCTTGTCTCGGTAGTGAGAGAGAAGAAAATCTTAAGCGGTTAAGTATATTAGGCCCAGCCAAGCTGGCTGCTTTAATGGATGCGGGTAAAGACCCAACGCACGGAGGTAAGGCAGCGGTGAAGCGCGGCAAGGTGGTATCTGCCAGCTTGGAAGCTAACAAAGCATGGGATCAAGCCAATGAGCGGCCTGAACCGGCGGTATTTACGCGGGAGATTCTTCCTTTAATCAAAGATGTTCCGCTTAGAAAGCTACAGCGGGAGACTGGTCTTTCCATCAGGTATTGTTCTTTTATACGGCGGGGGCTTAAGGTGCCGCATCCCAGGCATTGGGAGAAGTTTCGCCAGGCTACTCAGGGGCTCTAA
- a CDS encoding DUF3892 domain-containing protein yields MEKWADFGITHVQYNEPETHIIKARVREDLGETFGDPEDVLRENVIAALETGVTLVTIIKKDKQWQKGSDVEIINVNGKKYIRTDANRQENDNLENLPRF; encoded by the coding sequence ATGGAAAAATGGGCGGACTTTGGAATTACTCATGTTCAATACAATGAACCTGAAACTCATATCATCAAGGCGCGTGTAAGGGAAGACTTGGGAGAAACATTTGGTGATCCTGAGGATGTGCTACGAGAGAACGTTATCGCTGCTTTAGAAACAGGGGTAACACTCGTAACAATTATAAAGAAAGATAAACAATGGCAAAAAGGCTCAGATGTTGAAATCATCAATGTAAATGGGAAAAAATATATTCGAACAGATGCTAATAGACAAGAGAATGATAATCTTGAAAATTTGCCGAGATTTTGA
- a CDS encoding phosphoglycerate dehydrogenase translates to MKKSAASKAAKPLVLVKEKIAQSGIDLLKKEFNVDVRLDMDQAQLKKEIGKYNAIIIRSSTRMTKEIIEAADNLKVIGRAGIGVDNVDVKAATKKGIIVANAPQSNIVAAAEHTIGLLLAQSRNIAQANSSLKDGKWERSSFGGVEVADKVLGVIGFGRIGVLVAQRARGLKMKVIAYDPFVSAARFEELGVEGADKIDDLYKQADFITVHLPKSPETEGFVDEAAFKKMKKGVRIINCARGGIVKEEALVKALKSGKVAGAAIDVFVKEPPVGNPLLDFDNVIATPHLGASTIEAQDRAGTIIAEQVAAALNNQFVSNAVNIAPVSPEEMNVVRPFLPLCEQLGRLITEIADGPLESFDITYQGTLADYNTKLLTVAFFKGALEGKVEDTVNYVNAEGIAEERGIQVTESKKRQAVDFTNVITVVSSDKRGKLTVGGTTIGPKHRPRFVKIYRHDIDIEPGQYMAFFRYDDVPGMIGRVGTLLGSRGINIANMNVGRKKREGKAVMSVTLDKPIPEDVLKEIKAEPGFDDITFITFA, encoded by the coding sequence GTGAAGAAATCCGCGGCATCAAAAGCCGCAAAGCCGCTCGTCCTGGTCAAGGAGAAGATCGCCCAGAGCGGCATCGATCTGCTCAAGAAGGAATTCAACGTCGACGTCCGGCTGGACATGGACCAGGCCCAGCTCAAGAAGGAGATCGGTAAATACAACGCCATCATCATCCGCAGTTCCACCCGGATGACAAAGGAGATCATCGAAGCCGCTGACAACCTCAAGGTCATCGGCCGCGCCGGTATCGGCGTCGACAACGTGGACGTCAAGGCGGCCACCAAGAAGGGCATCATCGTCGCCAATGCCCCCCAGAGCAACATCGTCGCGGCGGCGGAGCACACCATCGGCCTGTTGCTGGCCCAGAGCCGCAATATCGCCCAGGCCAACAGCTCGCTCAAGGACGGCAAGTGGGAGCGCTCAAGCTTCGGCGGAGTCGAAGTAGCCGACAAGGTGCTTGGCGTCATCGGCTTCGGCCGCATCGGCGTGCTTGTCGCCCAGCGTGCCCGCGGCCTGAAAATGAAAGTGATAGCTTACGACCCCTTCGTCAGCGCCGCCCGCTTTGAGGAACTCGGCGTCGAGGGCGCTGACAAGATAGATGACCTTTACAAGCAGGCGGACTTCATCACCGTCCACCTTCCCAAGAGCCCCGAGACCGAAGGTTTCGTCGACGAGGCTGCCTTTAAAAAGATGAAGAAGGGCGTCCGTATCATCAACTGCGCCCGTGGCGGCATCGTCAAGGAAGAAGCCCTGGTCAAGGCGCTCAAGTCAGGCAAGGTCGCCGGCGCCGCCATCGACGTCTTCGTCAAGGAGCCGCCGGTAGGCAATCCGCTGCTCGACTTCGATAACGTCATTGCCACGCCGCACCTCGGCGCCTCCACCATCGAGGCCCAGGACCGCGCCGGTACCATCATCGCCGAGCAGGTCGCGGCGGCGCTCAACAACCAGTTCGTCAGCAACGCCGTCAACATCGCCCCGGTCAGCCCCGAGGAGATGAATGTGGTCCGTCCGTTCCTGCCACTCTGCGAGCAGCTGGGACGTCTCATCACCGAGATAGCCGACGGGCCGCTTGAGAGCTTCGACATCACCTACCAGGGAACCCTGGCGGACTACAACACCAAGCTTCTGACAGTCGCCTTCTTCAAGGGCGCGCTGGAGGGAAAGGTAGAGGACACGGTCAACTACGTGAACGCCGAGGGCATCGCCGAAGAGCGCGGTATCCAGGTAACCGAATCCAAGAAACGCCAGGCCGTCGACTTCACTAACGTCATCACGGTGGTCTCGAGCGACAAGCGCGGCAAGCTGACTGTAGGAGGAACTACCATCGGGCCGAAACATCGCCCCCGATTCGTCAAGATCTACCGCCACGACATCGACATCGAGCCGGGCCAGTACATGGCTTTCTTCCGTTATGACGACGTGCCGGGCATGATCGGCCGGGTCGGCACCCTGCTGGGCAGCCGCGGTATCAACATCGCCAACATGAACGTTGGCCGCAAGAAGCGTGAAGGCAAGGCGGTCATGTCCGTGACCCTGGACAAGCCGATCCCCGAGGACGTGCTCAAGGAGATCAAGGCCGAGCCCGGCTTCGACGACATCACCTTCATCACGTTCGCCTGA
- a CDS encoding threonine synthase: MATTAENLKCKECGRTYPLKALFVCEFCFGPLEVAYDYEKIRRRATKERISHGPPSLWRYKDFLPVNDKPAVDLQAGFTPLIKADRLAAELGLKKLWVKNDTANPTHSFKDRVVSVALQRALEMGFEVVACASTGNLANSVAAHAAASGTEAFVFVPANLEIQKIIATAIYGVNVVKVNGNYDDVNRLCTEIASEKNWAFVNVNVRPYYAEGSKTLAFETAEQLGWRAPDKVVTPVASGSLLTKIHKGFWELGEVGLIRRKAPSVHGAQALGCGPVAAAYAEEAEHVKPVKPDTIAKSLAIGNPADGIFALEVVRETGGSIESVTEQEIVDGIKLLAETTGIFTETAGGVTTAVLAKLAAAGKIYPDDETVLYITGDGLKTLDAVADTISTFQIDPSYSQFEEDVLGEVIKS, from the coding sequence TTGGCAACTACCGCCGAAAATCTGAAGTGTAAGGAATGCGGGCGAACCTATCCGCTGAAAGCGCTGTTCGTCTGCGAATTCTGCTTCGGACCGCTCGAGGTCGCCTACGACTATGAGAAGATCCGCCGGCGGGCCACAAAGGAGCGCATCAGCCATGGTCCGCCATCCCTCTGGCGTTACAAGGATTTCCTTCCCGTGAACGACAAGCCCGCGGTCGATCTGCAGGCCGGATTCACACCGCTGATCAAAGCCGACCGGCTGGCGGCGGAACTGGGGCTCAAGAAGCTCTGGGTCAAGAACGATACCGCCAACCCCACCCACTCCTTCAAGGACCGGGTCGTATCCGTGGCGCTGCAGCGGGCCCTGGAGATGGGCTTCGAGGTGGTCGCCTGCGCCTCCACCGGCAACCTGGCCAACAGCGTCGCCGCCCACGCGGCGGCATCAGGCACCGAGGCCTTCGTCTTCGTGCCGGCCAACCTGGAGATCCAGAAGATAATCGCCACAGCCATCTACGGAGTCAATGTAGTCAAGGTCAACGGCAACTATGACGACGTGAACCGCCTCTGCACCGAGATCGCTTCCGAGAAAAACTGGGCTTTCGTCAACGTGAACGTGCGGCCGTATTACGCCGAAGGTTCGAAGACGCTGGCGTTCGAGACCGCGGAACAGCTGGGCTGGCGGGCTCCTGACAAGGTCGTCACCCCGGTGGCTTCCGGTTCACTGCTGACGAAGATACACAAGGGTTTCTGGGAGCTGGGCGAAGTCGGGCTGATCAGGCGCAAGGCTCCCTCGGTACACGGCGCCCAGGCGCTGGGCTGCGGCCCGGTGGCGGCAGCTTACGCCGAGGAAGCCGAGCACGTGAAGCCGGTGAAACCGGACACCATCGCCAAATCGCTTGCCATCGGCAACCCGGCGGACGGCATCTTCGCGCTCGAAGTCGTCCGCGAGACCGGCGGCTCCATCGAGAGCGTCACCGAGCAGGAGATAGTCGACGGCATCAAGCTTCTGGCGGAGACGACCGGCATCTTTACCGAGACGGCTGGCGGTGTCACCACCGCTGTGCTCGCCAAACTGGCTGCGGCCGGCAAGATCTATCCCGACGACGAGACAGTACTGTATATAACCGGCGACGGCCTCAAGACGCTGGACGCCGTTGCGGACACGATAAGTACGTTCCAGATCGACCCAAGTTATTCCCAGTTCGAGGAAGATGTACTGGGAGAAGTCATCAAATCATGA
- a CDS encoding DUF2188 domain-containing protein produces MAGNKNRTVSKRSDGAWENKLNSASKASSLHRTQKDAEQAAKSMLQNQGGGELTIKGLNGKIRSKDTIPPGHDPNPPKDKEH; encoded by the coding sequence ATGGCTGGAAATAAAAACAGAACAGTGTCAAAACGTTCAGATGGCGCTTGGGAAAACAAGCTAAACAGCGCTTCGAAGGCATCTAGTCTTCATCGAACACAAAAAGATGCGGAACAAGCCGCAAAATCAATGCTCCAAAATCAGGGTGGTGGCGAGCTTACGATAAAGGGCTTGAATGGAAAGATTCGAAGTAAAGATACTATTCCTCCCGGACATGATCCGAATCCACCAAAAGATAAAGAGCACTGA
- a CDS encoding pentapeptide repeat-containing protein translates to MNEQQCHADGCWRKAVTENGFCLFHDDDPQKTFEHFLGELRRLQEGNPRSWNFSGFVFPKDFPVEYFVNSQLPEVTFKNAIFRGKVAFSNSKFIGACQFFNTIFLDDAYFIETEFQKGANFSSAAFNGEVYFYAKFRGSAGFRDTTFSSKAVMGECFDQGGSFRYVKFLGEARFDYVKFRDEAYFEDANFHDVAIFRKAEFQKLDFTNSKFFKETIFQNVLFADVADFTNARFEDSVEFTKSNFLRKGIFQKMKPYSPEDQYFCKEADFRYLNLQNESNIVFRCLDLSKTKFLYTDVTNFSFEDVEWPEKGRWIFKRKRLYEDDQEYWKKNGIEIRRDSSIQNSLEILYRQLKHSCESRADYETAGDFHIGEMEFKKSLRKPWQPERWLLSAYMLVSYYGEKWLRPILFLILGLPVFALLILIAGATVDEQRMDLSWSFFSRTMLYGLQVAILQRPEDISLISNWSRLIAVSWAILGPIFIALSLLAIRRRFKR, encoded by the coding sequence ATGAATGAACAACAATGTCATGCGGATGGATGTTGGCGAAAAGCTGTTACAGAAAACGGTTTCTGCTTATTTCATGATGATGATCCGCAAAAAACTTTTGAACACTTTCTAGGCGAGCTGCGAAGATTACAAGAAGGAAATCCACGTTCATGGAATTTTAGTGGGTTCGTTTTCCCAAAAGACTTTCCCGTTGAATATTTCGTAAATAGTCAGTTACCAGAAGTAACTTTTAAGAACGCCATTTTTAGAGGTAAAGTTGCTTTTTCTAATTCCAAATTTATTGGCGCTTGCCAATTCTTTAATACCATTTTTTTAGATGACGCATATTTTATTGAAACTGAATTTCAAAAAGGTGCAAATTTCTCAAGTGCAGCCTTTAATGGGGAAGTTTATTTCTATGCAAAGTTCCGAGGGAGTGCTGGCTTTCGCGATACTACCTTTTCTTCAAAGGCAGTGATGGGAGAATGTTTTGACCAAGGTGGGTCGTTCCGTTATGTAAAGTTCTTGGGTGAAGCAAGGTTTGATTATGTGAAATTTCGTGATGAAGCCTATTTTGAGGATGCAAATTTTCATGATGTGGCAATATTCCGAAAAGCAGAGTTTCAGAAACTTGATTTTACGAATTCTAAATTTTTCAAAGAAACAATTTTTCAGAACGTACTATTTGCAGACGTCGCAGACTTTACTAATGCGCGCTTCGAAGATTCTGTAGAATTTACGAAATCTAATTTCTTAAGAAAAGGAATTTTTCAGAAAATGAAGCCTTACAGTCCAGAGGACCAATATTTTTGTAAAGAGGCAGATTTCAGATACCTGAATCTTCAGAATGAATCAAATATCGTATTTCGATGTCTTGATCTGTCAAAGACAAAGTTTCTATATACGGATGTAACAAATTTCAGTTTTGAGGATGTTGAGTGGCCCGAAAAGGGAAGGTGGATTTTTAAAAGGAAAAGACTGTATGAAGACGACCAAGAGTATTGGAAAAAGAATGGAATCGAAATCCGCAGAGACTCATCGATACAAAATTCGCTCGAAATACTTTATCGTCAACTAAAGCATAGTTGCGAAAGCCGTGCTGATTACGAAACGGCTGGGGATTTTCACATCGGCGAAATGGAATTTAAGAAAAGCCTTCGTAAGCCATGGCAGCCTGAGAGATGGTTGCTCTCGGCATACATGTTAGTCAGTTATTACGGTGAGAAATGGCTTCGTCCAATCCTATTTTTGATACTTGGATTGCCTGTCTTTGCATTGTTAATACTAATAGCTGGTGCAACCGTAGACGAACAAAGAATGGATTTATCCTGGTCGTTTTTTTCGAGAACTATGCTGTATGGATTACAAGTAGCAATTCTTCAACGACCAGAAGACATTAGTCTAATAAGTAATTGGAGTCGATTGATAGCGGTCTCATGGGCAATTCTTGGCCCGATATTTATTGCACTTTCCCTATTAGCAATTAGAAGAAGATTTAAGAGATAA